AGAGGGCAGAGGGGAAAATAGAAAGAAGGGAGggaggaaggagatggagggagcACCGGGGCTAGTCGTTGGTGGTGAGGTTCTTCGGTGTGGTGGCGGGAGGCGAGggggaagaccggcgagctcctgGATTCCGGCGGCGTAAGGCGACGGCCTCattgggcgccatggaggaggagacGCGCATGGGCAGGAGCGCcatggagagagaggaggagagggacggGGGAGAGGAGTGACTTGGACGAGGAGATGGGGATTTCAGGGCTGTTAAAAAACccagtacttagtagtagcgcaatATGCCCTAGAATTATAGTGTAATTTCACCCAGTTTTTCAGTGTACTTCCCATGGTTCTTTCTTTGTAATATCAGTGTAATATGCCCTAGAATTACAGTGTAATTTAGGCCTTTTCTCAGTGTAGTCCCCATGTTCTTTGTAATTCCAGTGTATTTTTCATGTAATTACAGTGCAATATACCCTATTTACTGTGTAATCCCCATGCCAGTGTAATTCTGTGCCTTTTTAGTGTAATTTTCCCTATTGAATTGCCCACTGTAATTCATGTGCTATTCCACTGTAATTACCTTATATGTACACTGTAATTTATCTCTCAGAGTTTGTGCGTTTTATTGTAATTTCCCCAAATGGCCCGCTGTAATTCCTATGCTTTTCCTCTGCATCCCATATTTATTCTATAATTTATATTCAGTTTTTAGCTGGTGTAATTCTTATGCCTTTTTACTCTGGTTTGCCTAATTTACTGTGTAATTTGGCTCAAAGTTTCACTGTATTTATATTGGTTTTTACACTGTATTTTTAGTGGTACTTGCAGTATATTATGCCTGACGTACTTACACTGTATTTCTTCAGTATTACGCTGTAATGTGCCCAATTTTTGCCTTGTAATTGCACTGATTTTTTGGACTATAATTTGTGTGGCATGCTCTGTAATTTTCTGCTCCCTTACAGTGTATTTTGTTCCAAGATTTAGCTTGTACTTCAGCCACATTGCTCTGTAAAATTTTATTTATTTGTGTTTGCTGTAAGATCAGTgtttgctgttgttgctgctgctctagGATCAATATCTTCAGTCTCCTACTCTAAATCCGTGTTCTCAAACAGGGCTTCTGCTGCTTCTTCTGCGGCTGTTGTATCTTGTTGATGCATTTCTTGCCATGTCTGCAGAGTAAGTTAATCTATtctttgttatttcttttatttcctttgtaTTTTTCAGCATGAAGTTCACTTACATTTGTGTCCATTTATGCGCTATTGCTGCTACCGGCTTGTTTCCTGGAGTCTCCCTCCCTTAGCTGATACGTGTTCATAGGGCCATTTCCTGAGTGTACCTGCAAGCATCAGGATGAATTTTCATTTCTCCTCTTTTTGTACAAATCACGTACTACCAGAGTAACCTAAATGTTCTACACCTTTTGCCCTTATGCATAACAGTAGTTCTTTTTTACCTTGTATATGATGTCAGATTGTAGCAAAGCAGTGAATCAAAAATTGAAAATGATTCATGCAATAGATTGTCAACTTTTTCAGAAATATGTAACTAATAATTTGACATTTATGTGATCATTTCTGGATATGTCCTAATTTGTAGTGTAATATTCATGCTTCAGCTCTGTAATTTATAGGTTTTGGTTTAATGGGTAAGATTCGGAAAGTCTCTCGCCAGGACGTTCCGTTAGTATCATCTTTGGAGTTTGCATTTGTTGTGAGTGATCCGCTTCTCCCCTTTCTCTTTCTCCATTGTTATGTCCAAGTGTTTGAGTTTGTTTTTGTTGCTGCTGAACTGGGGTGGACATCTTCAGTCTCCTGCATACTTAGTATTTTGTTTCAGTTTTATTTTCTTACTAGTTTCAACTTGTATGATATGCACTTGTTTCTGAAATTTTATTAATGTGCCCACCTGTTCCAAATTCATGGTGGCACACAGGCCTGCGTTCCAGGGGTTTGGTTCTGCTGCGCTTTCTTCGCTTGGTGTAGCTTCGTTTTGCATTTCTTCCAATGTCTGCAGCGGAGTTCTCAAGATGTAAGTTTGTCACTTTTTTGTCAGATCATGAGTTTTTCACCAATAGTTTCACTTACTCTAGAATGCATTGTTGGGTTGTTGCTGTTATGTGTGTTGTTACTGGAGTCCTCTACTCTTAATTGTGTTGTTGATGTAGCCCCATTTGCCGAATGTACCTGCAAGCAACATGTTAAGTTAACTGGAGTTCTTGCTGGAATAGCATAACTAAGAAAACACTCCTTTTGTCAAGCAGTTTGGTACCACTACTGTATTTCAAAGTTGTTTTTCTTACCTTGTATATAATGTCTGATTGTAGGAGCGTGGTAAAAGAAAACGATTCCTGCAATGTATTTTTTGTCTGAGCTATTTTGATTTTGATGTACACAACATTTTCTTCTGTGTTTTTGCCATTTAGTGATACTCACATTTAGAATGAGATCTTCTTGTGACATTGACAGTAGATCGTCTTCTCCTTATTGTTCTTGTCATGCTCCCCATCTGCGTTTTTGGAAAAGAATTATCAGTAATAGTGCAAGTAGCCCATGAATTAACTGGATCTGTATAAAAAGTTGAGAATTAGGAGGATATTGGTATTTCCGCTGTATTTTAAAAGTTCCTGGGTATTTCTAGCATAGATTCTTTGGTGATTTACACTGTATTTATTATGGTAGTATGGCTGTAGTTACTCTGTATTTTTAGTCTGTATGTACACTGTGAGTTCAGATGCTTTTACACTGTAATTCTATGGTTTTTTCTAGTGTAAGTCCATGTGTTTTTACATTGCCCAGGAAGTTACAGTGTAAATATAGGGGCAATTTACACTGTAATTCCTGGGTTATTTCACTGTAAACCCTGGATCATCCACATTCTTGCAGTGTAAATGTTCATTTTTACAGCGTAATTTACATTGTATATTCTAGGCAATTTCCACTGTATTTCTTGTGCAGTTGCACCGTAATTTGTAGGTATTTTACAGTGTAAGCTGACAAGTTTTGGCAAGTTTAAATCTCTGGAAGTTTTCAGTGTCAATTCCTGTGTATGTGGAATATAATTTCTAGGGGATTTACACTGCAAGTCTTGGACTATTGCAGTGTAATTGTTAGGCAGTTGCAGTGTAAGTTGGCAAGTTCTGCTAGTGTAAATCTTGGACTGTAATTTGTATCTAGTTTCTCTGATGCCTTTCTTTTTCAGATTTTCGATGTAAGAAGGTGAAGCGGGTGAAGAAGTTGAAGAATTTGGGTACAAGTAGAAGTGTCTCTGACCTGGTGATCTTCCTGGGATTTCCGCCAATGTTTGACTGTTTGGTGGGTCACAAGCTGATGAGCAGCTGTTCGCTGTGGTCCAGGGTATTGTGGTTCAGGTTTAGTTGAAACCAGGTGCAGTTTAGCATACAAGTGTCCTTTGTTTATTTGTCAGGAAATGTGAATGTTACCGAATTGAAAAACAGTCAAGTGCTATAGACACTCCCAAAAAGAATGAAACGAGCCAACAAAGCAACGCAAGCGACAACGCGCCGACAAACAAACCGACGATCAAACGTTGCGCGAGATTTAAAGCACAAATAAATTGGACGGACTGGAACTTAGACGAGATTTAGAGCACAAATAAATTTAACGGCGAGCCATCACTAAATTTCATATAGATGTGATTTAGCAATTCCGATGAATAAAATATCAGTCCGGAACCAACCAAGGACATAGAACTTAATATCAACGTATTACCACCCTTCATTGAAAAAAACACGTTGCAGAACTTGATCGATGGTCTCGTGATACAGCCATCCATCGGACTGGATCAGCACGTCCACCACTCGTCATCCCTCCGGATTGCCGGCGCACCACTCGACCACTAGAGCTACAAAGACGGCTCCGAGCCAGAACATGGCCGGGACGACGCTGAAGAACGCGGGGAAGTCCAGCAACCCGCCCACCACTGTATGATGAGATACCACGTAGCGTTGGAATAGATAGTCGGCGAGCCGGGAGAAGACGCCGAGCGCGAGGAAGGAGAAACCCACCACGCAGATGAACACAAGCCTGCCGCACTCGTTCGGCTCGTGATACATCCACCCGCCGTTGCCCCTCCGGGTTGCCGGCGCACCACTCGAGACTAGACCACGAGAGCTACGAAGGCAACGCCCATCCATAACATGGCGGGGACCATGGTGAAGAACGCAGGAAAATCTAGCAGCATGCCCACCAAAGTATGACGAGATATCATGTAGCCGTGGAACAGATTGTCGGCGAGCCAGTAGAAGAGGCCGAGCGCGAGGAAAAAGGAACCCACCATGCAGATGAACACAAGCCGGCTGCACTCGTTCGGCTTCGCCGCGACCACCTAAAtggcgtcgtcgtcctcgctgggaTTATTCAGCTGGATGACATCGGCCATCGATCGACACTTTAGACCGTGTCGTACGTATTGACGACTCTAACTAGATTTATACTTACAGTCTTAAATCTCAGTCTGACTGAGACTTTCTCAGTCGATGCTATCTCCGCGATATCTTACATtaagatttgtggaatattgtgtcATTTGACTAAGACTTGATTAAATGTCAATTGACTGAAAccttatactccctccggtcctttttactttgcacattggatttgccgaaagtcaaactttgctaagtttgattaaatttatattagaaattattaacatctataatatctaataaatataatatgaaaatatatttcaagatgaatctaatgatattggtgttgttatgtgaatgtctataattttttatataaatttggttaaagttggatgagattgacttcggacaaacctaatatgcagagtaaaaagaaccGGAGGAAGTACTTAGATAGTGATAATTGATATGTAAGGTGACGTACATGCTGGATTTATAACCACACGTCATTGGGTGCATGCAGCTGGACCGACCGACCTTCCAGTGTTGGGATAGCTAGGTTTCAACACGGCCAACGAAATCCATGGTGGACACCGCGGAGGCGGCCGAGCCGGCCGAGTGGTGCAGGTGCGTAGTCACGTACATCGTACATGTTTGGCTGATCCGCCTTGGTGCCCATGGCGCTCGCGTTGGACTTCCTGCAGAACTCGTAGCCGACAACGTTGAAAGCGCCACGGTCGCTCTTCCTCCACTtcctgctcttcatgctccagtgGTTGCCGGTTGGACGGCAATCCAGAGGGACATAGGGTGGTGGATATCTTCCTTCAGTTTGATCGACCTTTCAAGGAGTCCATCCACCAGTTTCGACGTAGTCTACTGCAAATGTTAAATATTGGAGGATAGGATTCGATCTATTGATGTGAACTAGAGTATTGGAGGCTAGGACGGCAATCTGTAGATTCAGTTTGATCGTCGGCACCCCGGGGGAACAGTGGCGGAGCTTGGCCCAGAAATCTGGGCGGGCCGGCTGTAGGAAATTACTCTAGGGGTTGTGTTTCATTGGCCAAAAATACGTATATATTGCAGGAAAATCGTATGGGCTGGGCGGGCCACGGCCAATTCGGCCTTGCCGTAGCTCCGCCACTGCGGGGGAAACTCCTAGTCCAGATCTTCCAGATACGGATGATGGCGGCGTAACCGGCATCGTGGACCTTCTTGATGGCTTCACCTTTGGGGCTGTATGGTCGATGATTGTTTGTTGCTCACtgcggtgatgatggtggtggtggtggtgcggcctcTTGGGGTCGACAGTGGTTGTTCGGTGTTCTTTGGGGTTCAGCGGCGGTGCTTTTGGCGCCGCAGCGCAGTCATCTATTTTCCCCTCATGAAGGTGTCTCGCCCTGTTGCCGTGCTCAAGACCCTCCCACGGTTACCGATGTGTTGGGGCGAGCTTTGTGCTCTTGGTGATGTCTCGGTTCATCTTTGCCCATTGATGACGCAAGATGTCTCCCCAACTTGCTAATCATTCCGAATTTCCGTGGCAGAGCTCCCAATCAAAGTTCATGTTTAGTTGCATTCGTTGGTTGTGGGTGCTCCCGAGTAGTTGTGCTGTGGGGCTCGGCATGCACACCAGTGCGGTGCGTCAGGCTTCTTGCAAAGTTCTGGTATTGTGATCCCTCAACAACACCCCATATATACTTGTGTCTTCCGTACTGATGGTCTTTCTGTCTGTTAGCTAGGCGTGCCTTGTCTTGGGCGTCTTTTTTCGTTCTTCTTCCGTTACACTTGTATGGTTTTTGGTCCGGTTTCCCTCATAAACGGGGCTAACTTGTTCAGGTTTTCCATCTCGTTTCCCTTATAAACCGGATCAGCCAAAGCTAAAGGAGTGACTCTTGACTTTGACAGctttttgagcaatatattcagatGAGGAGGGATCCCCCACCCCATGaccattcaaaaaaaaatcatgcaaaattttctttttactttttactttttcTCCTTTGCATGTTGTGTCACTTGACTGAGATTTGTCAAATCTCAGTCGGTTGAGACCTAACCACAACCTTATACTTGGATGATGATAATTGATAAGTAAGTTACGTGTCCACAACTCCACGTACACGCTGGATTTATAATCGCATGTCATTGGGTGCATGCAGCTGGACCGACCGACCTTCCAGTGTTGGGATATCTAGGTTTCAAGACGGCCAACGGAATCCATGGCGGACACCGCGGAGGCGGCGGAGTGGTGCAGGTGCGTAGTCACGTACATCGTACATGTTTGGCTGTGCCGCCTTTGTGCCCATCGCGCTCGCGTTGGACTTCCTGCAGAACTCGTATCCAACAACGTCGACAGTGCTGCGGTCGCTCTTGCTCTACTTCCTGCTCTTCGTGCTCCAGTGGTTGGACGGCAATCCAGAGGGACATAGGGTGGTGGATATCTTCCTTCAGTCTGATCGACCTTTCAAGGAATCCATCCACCAGTTTCGACGTAGTCTACTGCAAATGTAAACTAGAGCATTTATCAATCTGTAGATTCGGTCGATATTGTTGTTAATTTACTGGTTACTTGTACATTTTGTCAAGGAACCAATCGATAACTTGAAGTCTACAATTGTACATCTTTTCAGAAAATTATAATTTACCTTTTCCATGTTCTTCACTTCTCCGACAAATTTGAGGGGGGAGAGTGTTGACGCTGACGTGTGGGCTCCATCTGTCATAACAGTAAACTTAGCAGTCAAACGTAATTGAGTTGACTATCATGCCACGTCAGCCTTGATGGGTGGGCCATGCCAGTCATAAACGCTTTTACATCGCGTGAAACGATCATCAACCAAAAGTGGTAGCAATTGTGATCGGTTACCCAAAAGTGGTAGTTGTTTGCTAAGTTCTTTTGTTATGTGGTAGttttttttggaacgaaagcaCAAAAATGATACCTTTTCACTATTTACTCATCTACAGAGCCAAGGCAGTCTTCCTATTCTTCCAGGGCAAATAAATCTACACAAGTTGTCTTGATGCATCACACGAAGAAGACGTCTGTGCTATGTGTGTATTCCTCATTGGTTACTGGTTAGTTTATTAGCAAGTCCAACTCAGCTAAACTTAAAAAAGGGCACGTAGCTGGACGGATCAGCTCTATTATTGCCTCCTTGACCCGCTGTTTGGGGATTTCTTCCTCCGCTCATTCTCTTGCAACACAACATCATTAGCTCCTCCTACTATCTACCTCTCCTGCATTCTTGTCTCAGCGCTGTATCAGCTCCTACAAGGCTGCTTCTAACTTCTTCGTCTATGTAAGCTCACCACTGTTCCCATCTGTTTTCCTGTAGGAATCTGGTTGTAGGGTTCCGTTTATTATCTTCGTTGTTGCAAACGGCTAACCTATTGCGTATTTTCCCACTCCAGCAGTGTTCATCCATTGCTATATTCACTGGTTCTTATGTTCTACCTCCGATCCAGAAGCACCTTCATTTCTCCTCCATCATTTATTCAGGCCATTTCTGATAATTGCAACGTGCACCCGGTTCCCTTCGTCGCTAGTCAGCGCTGTGGATGTTACCGGCTGCTTCCGTGTAGGTTGTATTATTCGCTGTGACCAGTACCCATTCATAGGAATTATATCTTTCTTGGATTTGTAGTTGTAGGCGGTACTGCTTTTCGATAGTATATATTTGGGATGAACTGGACCCCCTTGTGCCAGCGATTTGTTATACTGATGGTACCCAAAAGATCCTATTAACATATTCTCACTCAATTGTATTCTTCTTTTGTATGGCCCGCATGCGGGTGCTTGTAAAGAAATTGTTGATATCCTGAATATGGCGGTGGACTTATAGAcatgttttttctgttttctgctTGTAGGTGTAAGGGACAGAGAGCAACTAAGAAGGGTAGCGTGAAAGTGCAGGAAAAGTGTGCGTCCGTTTGATCGAATGGCTTCTTCAAAGCTTCAAGCCTTCTGGAACCACCCTGCTGGCCCCAAAACCAGTTAGTACCACTCGTACTCGCAGTCTCGCATTACTTTTACACACTTCGTCTCTCTTTTTTTGTTCCCGGCTTTGATTATACACAAGGATAGCTTTGGCTCCTTTTATACAATATGTACGGAAAGTCAACATGGACTTTGTTCTCCTATCGATGGATTTTATGTATTTTCTTTGTGTGTACTTTTAGCTCCAGACTATGTTAGTGTGTTAGGATTGCCATGTTGTCTGCATGTTTTAAATATGAAAATGATGTGCGCCTACTCTGTTTTTCGGTTTCAGAATATGAGCTCAGGCCAATGTTGTTTGTGACTAACATGTACTCTttctgtttctaaatatttgtctttttagagatttcaaatggactatcacatacggatgtatatagacatatctagaatatagatttactcattttgcttcgtatgtggtcatttgttaaaatctctagaaaaagacaaatatttaggaacagagggagtagaaaaatcAAAATAACAATAGTCATACTGGAGTCTGGAGACCAACAGAAGCTAGAGCCAACAAGTATTCGGACCCCTCCCACAAACACCAACCGTGCTTAATTTACTAGTAAGTTGTCCTGGGCACCACTGATTCTTGTAGTTGCACTACCATTCCTGTAGGGACTCCAAAACACTGTTGTGTGTTAGTTGCGTCAGACAATAACACTTTCCATCATGTCACTGATTATGCAACAGACTGCTGGCGAGGCATCATTAGCAAGTTTGTTATTTGGGCAAATGAAAAAATAGTGTGATCTGACAAACTAGCATGGCTTTTAAAATATGGTATTAGCGTGCTATTCGCGAGACATTGTACATTGATTTATTTAGCGAGACACTTATCAAAATGCTATAGCACTCTATTTTTTTACAACATTTGGGAAAAGTGGAACCGTGAGACGGGAACTTCCTGGCATACAAAAGCGTATCTAATATAGCTGTTACATGGCACCAAACAGTATATTAGCAGTCTCTGGTTCATCATAGAGATGTAAAGATAAATGTTCATCTCCTTTGTCACTCATGTCTGAGTTTTTTGTTGGTAAGTTTGCATATGAAAATATTGACTTTCTCATGGAATATTAGACTCCTTAAGATATTACATTTTAGAAAATAATAAAGTGGCCTACTGATAAGTACTGCAAATGTTCTCAAGCCCCAAAGAGACTACATCTTCTCCCTCAGACAGTTGCACATCTTCAGCCCTTCTCCTTCAGAAGTTGCACATCTTCAGCCTTTGTGAACTTCATGCTTATTCTTGAGATGCCTGAGCAGCATTTTTGGCTACGTGACGTTTGAATTAGCATTAGACTAGTCTATACCTCTGATTTATCCTTATTTCATGTTGTGAATCATTACTAGTTATAATGGCCCATCCTTGGCAGTTCTTTTGCACTAAATTGTGATGCATATCTCTTGGACAATGCACAGTGCACATGCTAAATTATAAAAATCACTTGAGAGTTGAAAGGCTGAGACAATAAAAATATGATCTTCATTGCAGTTCATTTTTGGGCTCCAACCTTTAAATGGGGGATCAGCATTGCAAACGTTGCCGACTTTGCTAAGCCTCATGAAAAGATATCCTATCCTCAGCAAGTTGGTATGTTCAAGTTATCCAATCAGTCTTGCTACAGCCTCATCACAGACAATATGTCATTAGTTTAGCGGCTATGTATTCTCGTGTGCTGCTCACATGCTTCATATTCTGTGCAGTTATTGCTTGCACTGGAATCATCTGGTCACGCTACAGCATGGTTATCACACCGGTAAGCCATGGATACTACTATCTTTTTTTTAATCTGCAGGTAATGTGAATTATATATAGCTTAATATTACCTCCGTCCTAAATTAGTTGCCTTAGATTTGTCTTGATACGGATGTATGTAACACGGGAGTACATCCTAACCCTTAACATATTTTTTTGCTTCTAAGAAATTGTTTTTGCAACAATCTACTCATATTGTACTGTTTTAACTTGATGGCTCCCTAGACTGGGCTGCTATTGCTTGTCGAATATATGATTGATATTCCTGTGCCACCTCCTTCTACATGCTACTATATCCGCTGAATTACAATAAGGCGATATATCTGTTGTGAAGTACCTTGATCCTAATTCCATTTGTTACTCGGTGTCGTTCCCAATTATGACTATTGTATTGCGACGCTTATAATTTTTTTCCTTTCCAGAAAAACTGGAACCTTTTCAGCGTTAGCGTTGCAATGTCCGGTACAGGCCTATACCAGCTTTCTCGTAAAATAAGGTCCGTTAAAGATGCTAACTAGCACCTTGTTTGTTGAATGACGATGTCCCAGAAGAGTAAGGAGGTTGACCTCCTTCCGCTTGCATCGCAGGAAAGACTACTTCTCGGATGATGAAAAGGAGGCCACTGCTGCATCACTCGAACTGGAAGCAGAAATGGCGACTGACTCGACTTAATAATCGACTGGACAGCCTGCCTACGGCCTTGGAGTCGGTTTCATATTCACTCTGGTCCATGGAACCCCAACATTTCTTTGCATGTCAAAATGTATTTGTTTCGCACTGGACCGTGCTCGTGGGCATGCAAGCCGAGTAGCGTGAAAAATCCATGCAGCTTTTAATATTCGTGTGCGCAACATTATATCATGTGCAAAAAAAAGGATATACATATTAAATACACGAACCACCTCGATGTCTTGTATCTTGTGATCCAATATGTTGTTTCTGCAAGAAACCTGAACTGCAGGTTATCTAGGTTGAGTccgttcatatatatatatgattggagTCGTGTGTACCTCTAGTCCCACATTGCTGTGGCCAACACATGGACTGAGACTTTTGTAAATTTAGCAAAACAATTATTACTTTTACTTGGTTAAATATGAGAGATGCAAGTTTCTAAGccactaccggaatcgcaccctatgccgacggccagggccgtcggcatagccctgaaaggccgtcgggacaggcctatgccgacggcccccgtcggcatagagcCGTCGGCAAAatatccgtcggcgtagccagaaaggccgtcggcatagaaaggccgtcggcataagacctatcccgacggtgtccgtacatctatgccgacggccaaggccgtcggcaacgttatcgcctaacggcggccgccgtcaagtctGCCCAACGACTTGTCTCCACGTGgcacccctatgccgacggcctagccgtcggcttagtagAAAACTGTGCCGACGGCAAGACCGTCGGCATAGATGTGCCACGTGCCGACCGTCCGCTGCTCGTGGgccagggctatgccgacggcccagccgtcggcatagtctgagattaagccgacggccaggccgtcggcatagtacTTCAAACAGAGATCCCAGTTGCTGACACGtgggcacctatgccgacggccggaCCGTCGGCTTAATt
The sequence above is drawn from the Triticum aestivum cultivar Chinese Spring chromosome 7A, IWGSC CS RefSeq v2.1, whole genome shotgun sequence genome and encodes:
- the LOC123152320 gene encoding mitochondrial pyruvate carrier 4, producing the protein MASSKLQAFWNHPAGPKTIHFWAPTFKWGISIANVADFAKPHEKISYPQQVVIACTGIIWSRYSMVITPKNWNLFSVSVAMSGTGLYQLSRKIRKDYFSDDEKEATAASLELEAEMATDST